The Rhodopseudomonas palustris genome window below encodes:
- the tpiA gene encoding triose-phosphate isomerase gives MPVPAVRPLIAGNWKMNGLKAASSELDAILEGAPQLSSGIDLLVCPPATLVAAFAERLAAHPGGALPVTIGAQDCHTNVAGAHTGDISAEMLADAGARAIIVGHSERRADHAETDAIVRAKAQAVWRAGLVAIVCVGETQGERNAGHTLDVVAGQLAGSLPDGATAANLVVAYEPVWAIGTGMTPTAADVEEVHGFIRQTLIQRFNAEGELMRLLYGGSVKPSNASELMAVPHVNGALVGGASLKASDFLAIAAGCP, from the coding sequence ATGCCGGTCCCCGCCGTTCGTCCGCTGATTGCCGGAAACTGGAAAATGAACGGCCTCAAGGCCGCGTCGTCGGAGCTCGACGCGATCCTGGAAGGCGCGCCGCAACTTTCGTCGGGGATCGATCTGCTGGTCTGCCCCCCCGCGACCCTGGTTGCGGCGTTCGCCGAGCGGCTCGCGGCCCATCCCGGCGGCGCGCTGCCGGTCACGATCGGTGCACAGGATTGCCACACCAATGTCGCAGGCGCGCATACCGGCGATATCTCGGCCGAAATGCTGGCGGATGCCGGCGCCCGCGCCATCATCGTCGGCCATTCCGAGCGCCGCGCCGACCACGCCGAGACCGACGCGATCGTCCGCGCCAAGGCGCAAGCAGTGTGGCGGGCAGGGCTGGTCGCCATCGTCTGCGTCGGGGAAACCCAGGGCGAGCGCAACGCCGGCCATACCCTCGACGTGGTCGCAGGCCAGCTTGCCGGCTCGCTGCCGGACGGAGCTACCGCCGCCAATCTGGTGGTGGCGTATGAGCCGGTCTGGGCAATCGGCACCGGAATGACCCCGACAGCAGCGGATGTCGAGGAAGTTCATGGATTTATCCGCCAGACCCTGATCCAGCGCTTCAACGCAGAGGGGGAGCTGATGCGGTTGCTCTACGGCGGCTCGGTGAAGCCCTCGAATGCCAGCGAGCTGATGGCGGTTCCGCATGTCAATGGCGCCCTGGTCGGTGGCGCCAGCCTGAAGGCGTCCGACTTCCTTGCGATCGCCGCCGGTTGTCCCTAA
- the secG gene encoding preprotein translocase subunit SecG, translating to MQTVIIVIHLMLVLGLIGTVLLQKSEGGGLGVGGGGGGGFMSSRGTANLLTRTTAILAVGFFITSLLLSWLATYNRKPTSILPTAAPTTQQAPGVPAPPVSQGGGLLDSLKQADQPQNQAPAAPAPPQSQ from the coding sequence ATGCAGACTGTCATTATCGTCATCCACCTGATGTTGGTCCTGGGGCTGATCGGCACTGTGCTGTTGCAGAAGTCCGAGGGCGGTGGCCTGGGCGTCGGCGGTGGCGGTGGCGGTGGCTTTATGTCGAGCCGAGGCACCGCGAACCTGCTCACCCGGACCACGGCGATTCTCGCGGTCGGCTTCTTCATCACCAGCCTGCTGCTGTCGTGGCTCGCGACTTACAACCGTAAGCCGACGTCGATCCTCCCGACGGCGGCTCCGACCACCCAGCAGGCACCGGGCGTCCCGGCGCCTCCGGTCTCGCAGGGCGGCGGTCTGCTCGATTCGCTGAAGCAGGCCGACCAGCCGCAGAATCAGGCGCCGGCCGCCCCGGCCCCGCCGCAGTCGCAATAA